In a genomic window of Candidatus Thiothrix sulfatifontis:
- a CDS encoding putative urea ABC transporter substrate-binding protein, with translation MTGHFRNKLSALLLIPALLFSLNAHAETKDSFKIAWSIYAGWMPWDYADSSGIMKKWADKYGISVDIVQINDYVESINQYTAGGFDGCVMTNMDALTIPAAGGVDSTALIVGDFSNGNDGVVLKGKDKKLADIKGQKVNLVELSVSHYLLARGLEKSGLSEKDITVVNTSDADMVATFSSSDVTSAVTWNPLLSEIAALPDTSKVFDSSEIPGEIIDLMVVNSDTLKDNPKLGKALVGAWYEIMGLMKQGDETALTAMAKASGTDLAGYKAQLDATKMFYAPADAVAFTDSAELPKTMQLVSQFSFDHGLLGSGAKDAGTVGMAFSGDNITGDKANVKLRFDSTYMKMAADSSL, from the coding sequence ATGACTGGTCATTTCCGTAACAAACTCAGCGCCTTGCTGCTCATACCCGCCCTCCTGTTCAGCCTCAACGCCCACGCTGAAACCAAAGATTCCTTCAAAATTGCCTGGTCGATCTACGCAGGCTGGATGCCGTGGGATTACGCCGACAGTTCCGGCATCATGAAAAAATGGGCGGACAAATACGGCATCAGCGTCGATATTGTGCAAATCAACGATTACGTCGAATCCATCAACCAGTACACCGCTGGTGGCTTTGATGGCTGTGTCATGACCAATATGGATGCGCTGACCATTCCGGCGGCGGGTGGGGTCGATTCCACTGCGCTGATTGTGGGCGACTTTTCCAATGGCAACGACGGGGTAGTCCTCAAGGGCAAAGACAAGAAGCTGGCTGACATCAAGGGGCAGAAAGTCAATCTGGTGGAACTCTCGGTTTCGCACTACCTGTTGGCACGCGGTCTGGAAAAAAGCGGCTTGTCGGAAAAAGACATTACCGTGGTCAATACCTCGGATGCGGATATGGTCGCCACCTTCAGCTCCAGCGATGTGACTTCTGCGGTGACTTGGAACCCCTTGCTGTCTGAAATTGCCGCGCTGCCGGATACCAGCAAGGTGTTCGATTCCAGCGAAATTCCCGGCGAAATCATCGACCTGATGGTGGTCAACAGCGATACCCTCAAAGACAACCCCAAACTCGGCAAAGCTTTGGTCGGTGCATGGTATGAAATCATGGGCTTGATGAAACAAGGCGACGAAACCGCGCTGACAGCAATGGCGAAAGCCTCCGGCACGGATTTGGCAGGCTACAAGGCACAACTGGACGCGACCAAAATGTTCTACGCCCCAGCGGATGCGGTGGCTTTCACCGACAGCGCGGAACTGCCCAAGACCATGCAACTGGTCAGCCAGTTCTCGTTTGACCACGGCTTGCTGGGCAGCGGGGCAAAAGATGCCGGTACAGTGGGCATGGCGTTC
- a CDS encoding ankyrin repeat domain-containing protein — protein MSYESLLAEQVPELLEQADVVVLDTRDPHSFAQGHLPNAKPADEANIARLIRGRNKAQPVLVYCYHGNSSRDLCRLLGGFGYTQVYNLEGGWQAWASYRDRQEANLSASTAAWLSQFGFEANNLHSRVGNGMSALMVAAHEARADIVEELLQAGADPNHRNDDGNAALWFACVSNAPTIIQRLAAQGANLNNQNVNGASCLIYAASAGRLEAVKTLVSAGADLSLQTLDGFNALDSAATLAILKYLKPCYATLTTAGAAL, from the coding sequence ATGAGTTATGAATCGCTATTGGCAGAGCAAGTGCCTGAATTGCTGGAACAAGCCGACGTGGTAGTACTGGATACCCGCGACCCGCACAGCTTTGCCCAAGGGCATTTGCCGAATGCCAAACCCGCTGACGAGGCGAACATTGCCCGCCTGATCCGGGGCAGGAACAAGGCGCAGCCGGTGCTGGTCTATTGCTACCACGGCAATAGCAGCCGCGACTTGTGCCGCTTGCTGGGTGGTTTCGGTTACACCCAGGTCTACAATCTGGAAGGCGGCTGGCAGGCATGGGCAAGCTACCGCGATCGTCAGGAAGCGAACCTGTCAGCCAGCACCGCTGCATGGTTAAGCCAGTTCGGGTTTGAGGCGAATAACCTGCACAGCCGGGTCGGTAACGGTATGTCGGCCTTGATGGTTGCCGCCCATGAAGCGCGGGCAGACATCGTGGAAGAACTGCTTCAGGCCGGTGCTGACCCCAACCACCGCAATGATGACGGCAATGCTGCTTTGTGGTTTGCCTGCGTCAGCAATGCCCCGACGATTATCCAGCGTCTAGCCGCGCAAGGTGCAAACCTCAATAACCAGAACGTCAATGGTGCAAGCTGCCTGATCTATGCCGCCTCGGCGGGCAGGCTGGAGGCAGTCAAAACCTTGGTGAGTGCCGGGGCTGACCTTTCCCTGCAAACACTGGACGGTTTTAATGCGCTGGATTCTGCCGCGACCTTGGCGATCCTCAAATACCTGAAACCCTGTTATGCCACCCTGACAACGGCGGGGGCTGCACTCTGA
- a CDS encoding AAA family ATPase, giving the protein MSINYWVISPNVHNDASVQRWKDIIIERQNAYIGFGPDDSTGSTFFNQVKEGDIILVAQGANRNKHCYLCGIVNSSAISGEEEGTPGYAQRRELVYTLSESEISSLKLNFNGCAYGEADRIPALYKLKPWENTNDLRITTALLDAITKKRVELLMKNIKLNTERQDQIKFLWNKFKSKIKEEDKNLKAKEIDSLTEQWNLYREKLINDTFILDDYTNTLSNISRSNSMPGGYLCNFLERTTRTVLGSSKPGNAENFEVKLNNDNSTYYIKSEKKEKANKQDAENHFNNNIRELLRSIISEKDPLKKVNMVEASSYSAKQILMKLAVLDNLNDFLYIYSETILNNLYEEFIDGEESSIFSKNHQVCTVLKNLLNIDKNDKSELILLSSFLWQYSTAQAIADENNPNVIMYGSPGTGKTYAVVNNLDFVCQGDSSRYEILQFHPSFTYEDFIEGIKPKGVSKDGNIRFELVNGIFKNFCIRAKNNPRKTYYFVVDEINRANLSAVFGETLSLLEKDYRHDVSIENNSKNLIKTQYSALISELIKEDSKYKDLAYYLENGEAKFGVPNNIFFIGMMNDVDKSIDAFDLALRRRFKWIRKDCDYDVIEEETKFKNSEEFKNINNYRMACERMNNYISTDLGLGKSYEFGHSFFMKMKNIAKRKEITPNNMEVLFNLHLRPTLKEYLRSVFAESELDNKLIDSLSIFKNSIK; this is encoded by the coding sequence ATGAGTATAAATTACTGGGTAATATCACCAAATGTACATAACGATGCTTCAGTGCAGCGGTGGAAAGATATAATTATTGAAAGACAAAATGCATATATTGGATTCGGGCCTGATGACTCAACAGGAAGTACTTTTTTCAACCAAGTAAAAGAAGGCGACATAATATTAGTGGCTCAGGGTGCTAATAGAAATAAGCACTGTTATTTATGTGGAATTGTTAATAGTTCTGCTATATCAGGAGAAGAAGAAGGAACACCTGGATATGCACAAAGGCGAGAATTAGTTTATACACTAAGTGAATCAGAAATTTCTTCATTAAAACTTAATTTTAATGGATGTGCTTATGGTGAAGCTGACAGAATACCAGCACTATATAAATTAAAGCCATGGGAAAATACCAATGATTTAAGAATTACCACTGCGTTGTTAGATGCCATCACCAAAAAAAGAGTTGAATTACTTATGAAAAATATAAAATTAAACACAGAGCGCCAAGATCAAATAAAATTCCTATGGAATAAGTTCAAATCAAAAATAAAAGAAGAAGATAAAAACCTCAAGGCAAAGGAAATAGATTCCCTTACTGAGCAATGGAATCTATATCGTGAGAAATTAATAAATGATACATTTATCTTAGACGACTATACCAATACTTTAAGTAACATCTCTCGATCAAACTCAATGCCTGGCGGTTATTTGTGTAATTTCCTAGAAAGAACCACAAGGACAGTTTTAGGATCATCAAAACCTGGCAATGCAGAAAATTTTGAAGTAAAACTCAACAACGACAATAGTACTTATTATATCAAGAGTGAAAAGAAAGAGAAGGCGAATAAACAAGATGCGGAAAACCATTTCAATAACAACATCAGGGAATTATTAAGATCAATCATATCTGAAAAAGACCCTTTGAAAAAAGTAAATATGGTAGAAGCATCGAGTTACAGTGCAAAGCAGATTCTTATGAAGCTGGCAGTATTAGATAACTTGAATGATTTTCTTTACATCTATTCTGAAACTATTTTAAACAATTTGTATGAGGAATTTATAGATGGAGAGGAAAGTAGCATTTTTTCAAAGAATCATCAAGTATGTACAGTACTCAAAAATCTTCTCAATATAGATAAAAATGACAAGAGCGAATTAATATTGCTGTCTAGTTTTTTGTGGCAATACTCAACTGCACAGGCAATAGCAGATGAAAATAACCCCAATGTTATTATGTACGGATCACCCGGAACAGGAAAGACTTATGCCGTAGTAAATAATCTTGATTTTGTTTGTCAGGGAGACAGTTCACGCTATGAAATACTTCAATTCCACCCTTCCTTTACCTATGAGGACTTTATAGAAGGCATTAAACCAAAAGGAGTATCAAAAGATGGAAATATTCGTTTTGAATTGGTAAACGGAATTTTTAAAAACTTTTGCATTAGAGCCAAAAACAATCCAAGAAAAACATATTATTTTGTAGTGGATGAAATTAATCGCGCCAACCTCTCGGCAGTTTTTGGAGAAACATTATCGTTGCTAGAAAAAGATTACAGGCACGATGTTTCTATAGAAAACAATTCAAAAAACCTTATCAAAACTCAATACTCTGCATTAATAAGTGAGCTTATTAAAGAAGATAGTAAATACAAAGACTTGGCATACTACTTAGAAAATGGTGAAGCAAAATTTGGCGTGCCGAATAATATATTTTTTATTGGCATGATGAATGATGTTGATAAGAGCATAGATGCTTTTGACTTAGCCCTTCGTAGAAGATTCAAATGGATAAGAAAAGACTGCGATTACGACGTTATTGAAGAAGAAACCAAATTCAAGAATAGCGAAGAGTTTAAAAACATAAATAATTACAGAATGGCTTGTGAACGGATGAATAATTATATTTCAACTGATTTAGGGCTGGGAAAATCTTATGAATTTGGACACTCATTCTTTATGAAGATGAAGAATATTGCAAAGCGAAAAGAAATTACTCCTAATAACATGGAGGTTCTTTTTAACTTACACTTACGACCAACGCTAAAAGAATACTTGAGGTCAGTATTTGCCGAGAGCGAGTTAGATAACAAGTTAATTGATTCACTTAGCATCTTTAAAAATTCTATAAAGTAA
- a CDS encoding McrC family protein: MKITIPVNHNFHENSPILESDLCDAFSLKKSGIKNIQNLFSSVYELKLGTEKSKNIKILSFKKRSYFEPDNERLILKLYSKDLPGTEKRYFIQTGLYAGTLYYKGCKINITSKYGDSFLTRMLNFVNDIYIDNEQVKAKKDEHENQFLFIIAHLFIQAIEKAAILGLPQEYKRQQERTHKVRGTIDFNSYLKQDIPFQGKLTSIFKERCYVQEIIDVLYFTVKKLERYFGKEIHNRLLGINQLLKQHYSGRHFTYETIKKAKAHKVISNSLYGRFKQVLEYAEIILLDKDLIPNDANSSMETTGYLFDIAELFELYIEKLLSRNFNDWSVNAQENIYLYQNTFYKRSMFPDIVMKHRDSNKVAIFDAKFKNMEMYNNDVDRNDLHQIHSYIGYYHSEVIAGGLLYPLSREIDTKKAHSDSLFGAMNNKIKFIIDGIYVNEKSSMAELIQKEEQFIERIKLILDTNQTINQERTNTTPAGLRT, encoded by the coding sequence ATGAAAATCACAATACCAGTGAATCATAATTTTCACGAGAATTCCCCTATTCTGGAATCGGACTTGTGTGACGCTTTTAGCTTGAAGAAATCTGGCATTAAAAACATACAAAATTTATTTTCTTCTGTTTATGAGTTAAAACTCGGAACAGAAAAATCAAAGAACATTAAAATTCTTAGCTTTAAAAAAAGAAGTTATTTTGAACCTGACAATGAACGCTTAATACTGAAGTTGTATTCAAAAGATCTGCCCGGAACAGAGAAAAGATACTTCATACAAACTGGACTATATGCAGGCACATTGTATTACAAAGGATGTAAAATAAACATCACTTCAAAATACGGTGATTCTTTTCTAACAAGAATGCTGAATTTTGTGAATGATATTTACATTGATAATGAGCAAGTAAAAGCAAAAAAAGATGAACATGAAAATCAATTTTTATTCATCATCGCTCATCTTTTTATTCAAGCAATTGAAAAAGCAGCAATATTAGGATTGCCACAAGAATACAAAAGACAACAAGAACGAACTCATAAGGTAAGAGGAACGATAGATTTCAATTCTTATTTGAAACAAGATATTCCTTTTCAGGGAAAACTAACATCTATATTTAAAGAGCGTTGTTATGTACAAGAAATCATTGATGTATTATATTTTACCGTAAAGAAATTAGAACGTTATTTCGGAAAAGAGATTCATAACAGACTTCTTGGCATAAATCAGTTACTAAAACAGCATTACTCAGGAAGACATTTTACTTATGAAACAATTAAAAAAGCAAAAGCGCACAAAGTTATTAGCAACTCTCTATATGGCAGATTTAAACAAGTACTAGAATATGCTGAAATAATCTTGCTGGATAAAGACCTAATACCTAATGATGCAAATAGTTCAATGGAGACAACAGGATATTTATTTGATATTGCAGAGCTTTTTGAATTATATATCGAAAAATTGCTTAGTAGAAACTTTAATGACTGGTCGGTAAATGCACAAGAAAACATATATCTCTATCAAAACACTTTCTACAAACGATCAATGTTTCCAGATATTGTAATGAAACATAGAGATAGCAACAAGGTTGCTATTTTTGATGCGAAATTTAAAAACATGGAGATGTATAATAATGATGTAGATAGAAATGACTTACACCAAATACACTCTTATATCGGATATTATCATAGTGAAGTAATTGCCGGTGGTTTACTTTATCCACTATCAAGAGAGATTGATACTAAAAAAGCTCATTCTGATTCACTTTTTGGCGCAATGAACAATAAAATAAAATTCATTATTGATGGGATTTATGTAAATGAAAAGTCATCAATGGCAGAACTGATACAAAAAGAAGAGCAATTCATTGAACGAATCAAACTTATTTTAGACACAAACCAAACAATAAATCAGGAAAGAACAAACACCACCCCGGCAGGCTTGCGCACGTAA
- a CDS encoding dinitrogenase iron-molybdenum cofactor biosynthesis protein: protein MTETRQLAVATKDGISINEHFGHAKQFWIYAVTADTCQLLEKREVEHYCLGNYSSKTAMAKILETIKDCEAVFVAKIGDGPIEKLAAIGVQAVADYAYEAIEDSLLDYVRKPAGVVFVLS from the coding sequence ATGACTGAAACCCGACAACTCGCGGTGGCGACCAAAGACGGCATCAGCATTAACGAACACTTCGGGCACGCCAAACAATTCTGGATTTACGCCGTCACTGCCGACACCTGCCAATTGCTGGAAAAGCGCGAAGTCGAACACTACTGCCTCGGCAACTATTCCAGCAAAACCGCGATGGCAAAAATCCTCGAAACCATCAAGGACTGCGAAGCGGTGTTCGTCGCCAAAATCGGCGATGGGCCGATTGAAAAACTCGCCGCGATTGGCGTGCAGGCAGTCGCCGACTACGCTTATGAAGCCATCGAAGATTCCTTGCTCGATTACGTGCGCAAGCCTGCCGGGGTGGTGTTTGTTCTTTCCTGA
- a CDS encoding AAA family ATPase — protein sequence MKLQIERPYVEALVREFPELAPLQEQLKFGNKAELPCQQLSAPQLDFLHSLYAAAGAAMQGRAAQLATLQRALHGDGKRYQEGELERLVPDITEFLIRDGIRGWLFKANNAGKPLAFLLARIDFTPPGEEEAGRILLDLKANSMAKVATVNLMIRERDMIGQTIPEMLAAKGFFKETPELIAAYDRSAERYFAWRADYGRQFSGRGTGIVAEDPTATHRNTDWARKNVVVLSSGGGWARLVNDEAIIKERVLTLDASGDILGKYLRKAGRSNNYNSKVENATEALQTDIPHGLFTELPVHGYILAFHLELHHHLWVHVDDMQPYVYQPELKDKLILPPEQTDLIDILTAEMDVLMDDIVEGKSGGTTVLCAGPPGVGKTLTAEVYSEIIKRPLYRVHSGQLGLNVGEMETALKNTLTRAQRWGAVMLIDEADVYIKRRQDNIAANAVVGVFLRVLEYFNGLLFLTTNRVDDIDEAIISRCIALIKYHPPGLEDRRKIWRVMTEQFGLAIDTDLIHQLAELFPDASGRDIKGLAKLVAKYCHHKAVPPTLEVFKRCSMFRGLELTHD from the coding sequence ATGAAACTCCAAATCGAACGCCCCTACGTCGAAGCCTTAGTCCGCGAATTCCCTGAGCTTGCACCGCTGCAAGAGCAACTCAAATTCGGCAACAAAGCCGAGTTGCCTTGCCAGCAGCTTTCTGCACCCCAGCTCGATTTCCTGCATAGCCTGTACGCAGCGGCGGGTGCTGCCATGCAAGGGCGGGCTGCCCAGCTTGCCACCTTGCAACGCGCCCTGCACGGCGACGGTAAACGCTATCAGGAAGGCGAACTGGAACGCCTTGTGCCCGACATTACCGAATTCCTGATCCGTGACGGCATCCGGGGCTGGCTGTTCAAGGCCAATAATGCAGGTAAGCCGCTGGCCTTCTTGCTGGCACGGATTGATTTTACCCCACCGGGCGAAGAAGAAGCCGGGCGCATCCTGCTTGACCTCAAAGCCAACAGCATGGCGAAAGTTGCCACGGTCAACCTGATGATCCGCGAACGCGACATGATCGGGCAAACCATCCCCGAAATGCTCGCCGCCAAAGGCTTCTTCAAGGAAACCCCGGAACTGATCGCCGCTTACGACCGCTCCGCCGAGCGTTATTTTGCGTGGCGTGCCGATTATGGGCGGCAGTTCTCCGGGCGGGGTACAGGCATTGTTGCCGAAGACCCCACCGCCACCCACCGCAATACCGACTGGGCACGCAAAAACGTGGTGGTGCTGTCCTCCGGTGGTGGCTGGGCGCGGCTGGTCAATGACGAAGCCATCATCAAGGAACGGGTGCTGACGCTGGATGCTTCCGGCGACATTCTCGGCAAATACTTGCGCAAGGCAGGGCGCAGCAACAACTACAACAGCAAGGTCGAAAACGCTACCGAAGCCTTGCAAACCGACATTCCGCACGGGCTGTTCACCGAATTGCCAGTGCATGGCTACATCCTCGCCTTCCACCTCGAACTGCACCACCATTTGTGGGTACACGTCGATGATATGCAGCCTTATGTGTACCAGCCCGAACTCAAGGACAAGCTGATCCTGCCACCCGAACAGACCGACCTGATCGACATCCTCACCGCCGAAATGGACGTGCTGATGGATGACATTGTGGAAGGCAAATCCGGCGGCACGACCGTGCTGTGCGCCGGGCCACCGGGGGTTGGCAAGACCCTCACCGCCGAAGTCTATTCTGAAATCATCAAACGCCCGCTCTACCGGGTGCATTCCGGGCAACTGGGTTTGAATGTGGGGGAAATGGAAACTGCGCTGAAAAACACCCTGACGCGGGCGCAACGCTGGGGGGCGGTGATGCTGATCGACGAAGCCGACGTGTACATCAAACGCCGTCAGGACAATATCGCTGCCAATGCCGTGGTCGGGGTGTTTTTGCGGGTGCTGGAATACTTCAACGGCTTGCTATTCCTCACCACCAACCGGGTGGATGACATCGACGAAGCCATCATTTCGCGCTGCATTGCCCTGATTAAATACCATCCGCCCGGCCTCGAAGACCGCCGCAAAATCTGGCGCGTGATGACCGAACAATTCGGGCTGGCGATTGATACCGACCTGATCCACCAGCTTGCGGAACTGTTCCCGGATGCCAGCGGGCGCGACATCAAGGGCTTGGCGAAACTGGTTGCCAAATACTGCCACCACAAAGCCGTGCCGCCGACGCTGGAGGTGTTCAAGCGGTGCAGTATGTTCCGTGGCTTGGAGCTGACACATGACTGA
- a CDS encoding alkylphosphonate utilization protein — translation MSTIPPCPKCGSEYSYEDGAMFVCPECAHEWPQVAATGEAEGERVIKDSNGTVLQDGDTVTVIKDLKLKGSSLVVKVGTKVKNIRLVDGDHDIDCKIDGIGAMSLKSEFVRKV, via the coding sequence ATGAGTACGATCCCTCCCTGCCCTAAATGCGGTTCTGAATACAGCTACGAAGACGGCGCAATGTTTGTCTGCCCCGAATGCGCCCACGAATGGCCTCAAGTCGCCGCCACCGGCGAAGCGGAAGGTGAGCGCGTCATCAAAGATTCCAACGGCACGGTACTGCAAGACGGCGATACCGTCACCGTTATCAAAGACTTGAAGCTGAAAGGCTCATCGCTGGTTGTCAAAGTCGGCACCAAGGTGAAAAATATTCGCTTGGTCGATGGCGACCACGATATTGATTGCAAAATTGACGGCATCGGCGCAATGAGCCTGAAATCGGAATTCGTCAGGAAGGTTTGA
- a CDS encoding NAD(P)H-binding protein, with translation MKISLIGGTGFVGTYVIDALLQAGHTPRVLVRPGSEGKLAAAAQCETVPGDIRDTAALDACLQGADAVIYLIGILREFPAKGITYEESQFNGVERTVAAAQRQGVKHFILMSANGVKAGGTKYQDTKFRAEQCVQASGLAWTIFRPSVVFGDPRGKAEFCTQLQKELVLPPIPAPLFFGGVNILQAGKFEMQPVHVEDVAQAFAAAVDNPAALGKTFALCGPDAVNWKAIIQTLAQASGRSGKLAVPAPAEIMKIVAGVLDKQAWFPITRDQIVMLLEGNTCSDDSAWQTFGIAPKRFALENLGYLA, from the coding sequence ATGAAGATCAGCCTAATTGGTGGAACAGGTTTCGTTGGCACGTATGTGATTGATGCTTTATTGCAAGCAGGGCATACGCCGCGTGTGCTGGTGCGCCCCGGCAGTGAAGGTAAATTAGCCGCTGCTGCGCAATGTGAAACCGTTCCCGGTGATATTCGCGACACGGCGGCGCTGGATGCGTGTTTGCAAGGTGCGGATGCGGTGATTTACCTGATCGGCATTTTGCGCGAATTTCCGGCGAAAGGCATCACTTACGAAGAAAGCCAATTCAACGGCGTCGAGCGCACCGTCGCAGCGGCACAACGTCAGGGCGTGAAACATTTCATTCTGATGAGTGCCAATGGCGTGAAGGCGGGCGGTACGAAATACCAAGACACCAAGTTTCGGGCGGAACAATGCGTGCAAGCGTCGGGGTTGGCCTGGACGATATTCCGGCCTTCGGTGGTTTTCGGTGATCCGCGTGGCAAGGCGGAATTCTGCACGCAATTGCAAAAGGAGTTGGTATTGCCGCCAATCCCTGCGCCGCTATTTTTTGGCGGGGTGAATATTTTGCAAGCGGGCAAATTCGAGATGCAGCCGGTGCATGTGGAAGACGTGGCGCAAGCGTTTGCCGCAGCGGTGGATAATCCGGCGGCATTGGGCAAAACCTTCGCACTGTGTGGGCCGGATGCGGTGAATTGGAAAGCGATTATTCAAACCTTGGCGCAAGCGTCGGGGCGTAGCGGTAAATTGGCAGTGCCTGCCCCCGCTGAAATCATGAAAATCGTGGCGGGTGTATTGGACAAACAAGCGTGGTTTCCGATTACCCGTGACCAGATTGTGATGTTGCTGGAAGGCAATACCTGTAGCGATGATTCGGCCTGGCAAACGTTTGGGATTGCGCCCAAACGCTTTGCGCTGGAGAATTTGGGGTATCTGGCTTGA
- a CDS encoding SDR family NAD(P)-dependent oxidoreductase, whose product MTTTPRKVLVAGASGGIGQAFCQQLAAQFPDIQIIRLARNTAALPALDITTQDIRFDLTDEANIISAVQALPDKAELDWVFIATGWLHDDTLQPEKTWRSLDADHLLRSYTLNAVGPALLVKHLLAKLNPKYPTTIGILSARVGSISDNRLGGWHSYRASKAALNMLIKNFAIELQRMKRPTIIVGLQPGTTDTALSEPFKRNVPPDHLQTPEFTASHLLKVMQHLRPEDSGELFDFLGIRFAP is encoded by the coding sequence ATGACCACGACACCTCGCAAGGTCTTGGTAGCGGGCGCATCCGGCGGTATCGGGCAAGCGTTTTGCCAACAACTCGCTGCGCAATTTCCCGACATTCAGATCATCCGGTTGGCACGCAATACCGCAGCGTTGCCAGCGCTGGATATTACCACTCAGGACATACGCTTCGATTTGACCGACGAAGCCAACATCATTAGCGCGGTGCAAGCCCTGCCCGACAAAGCTGAACTGGACTGGGTTTTCATCGCCACCGGCTGGTTACACGACGACACGCTGCAACCGGAAAAAACTTGGCGCAGTTTGGACGCCGATCACCTGCTACGTTCCTACACCCTCAATGCGGTTGGCCCCGCGTTGCTGGTCAAACACTTGCTGGCAAAGCTCAACCCCAAATACCCAACGACCATTGGCATTTTATCCGCTCGCGTCGGCAGCATTAGCGACAACCGGCTCGGCGGCTGGCATTCCTACCGCGCCAGCAAAGCCGCGCTGAATATGCTGATCAAAAACTTTGCCATCGAATTGCAGCGCATGAAACGCCCCACCATTATCGTCGGTTTGCAACCCGGCACGACCGACACCGCGCTGTCTGAACCATTCAAGCGCAACGTGCCACCGGATCATCTGCAAACACCTGAATTCACCGCCAGCCATTTGCTCAAGGTGATGCAACATTTGCGCCCCGAAGATTCGGGGGAACTGTTTGATTTCTTAGGAATACGCTTTGCCCCATGA